The genomic interval GTTGGCACTGTACTTAACGAAAAACTGGGAGACTATCTCATTGAAAGCGTTTTCAGCCCTATCTCGAAGCATACCCTGTGCCGTAAAGCTCAGCGCATGGGTCGCTTTATAGTCCATTTGACCGCCCAAAAGTGAGGCGGACCGAAATTCCAGCTCACCCTGAGTTGAGCCGCCATCATAGCTCAGGTCTGGCCGGAAGCCGTAGATATCGGAGCTAGAGGATATCGCAGTTAAGGTGCCAAAACCGCTCAGCTCTATATTTGGCTGATCATCCGCGACCACGACTCCTACTGCGCAGGACAAGGTAAGTAGAGCTAAGGCTTTAAAGGACATAGGCTGAGCGCTTTCCCACATCGATGTAGATGTACTGATTGATCCTAGCTGGAAGTGTAGCAGCCCATGAATTGCCTACCACTTAGTCTCGCTATCAGGTCGTGCGTACACCCCTCCAGAAGAGCAAGGTCAGCATTGGATATAGCCATAAAATCTATGGGTAAATAATCATAGAAACAAATCATATGTACCTGATGGGCCAGCGCTTAAGACAGCGGCGCCCTGTTATAGACTGGCTAAGCCGCTAACCACTATGGCAGAATCGGATAAAATATTATGTGCACGGAGCACGCCAGATGAATACCTGTTTGCCGAGATTCATTTTCTCAGTTTTGGCTGTTTTTGGCCTTCATCACAGCGACGCAAGCGCCGCCATTTACACCTGGGTTGATGCCAACGGTAAAACCCACTACAGCGACCAGCCACTCGATAAGAAAGCAGCACGCGAAGTTGATGTTGCGCCAATAAATATTATGGAGGGCGGCAAAGTAATGACAGAAAATGCCGCACGCGCCAAAGCGCAAGCCGCCGACGAAGCAGAAAGTAAATCCCAAGCAGCAGGAAAGAAGTACGACCCTTGCAAAAATGACCTAGCCAAATACCAGGCTTTCACCGAGCAACAGTTCTACAGTAACGGTCGCCCCAGACGCTATTATTTAAATAATCCTGACGGCAGTTCTATGACCGAAAAACAGCAAACCGAATTTATCCTTCAACTCGGCGAAGACCTTAGAGACAGAGGTTGCATCTAACCATCGATGCAATGTTGGAATTTTGGAAAGCCCTTGGGGGCAGTAAGACATGTTAGATCTCTGACATCATGCGACATATAAAAACGACACAATATACGCTTAAAACAGCAAAGACGAAGCTTATCCGACTGCAACAAGCGCTAGGTGTGCTGCAACCGGATAAGCTCAGGCTCTGCATTCGCTCAAGCGATGTGTCTTCATCGGCAAAGAGCGAATTCCAATGTTAACTCTCAGCCTCGATAGGTGTTGATTTTTCTACCTTTCCAGTTTCCAAGCGCCGCAGCAATACATAGAACAACGGCGTAAAGAACAAACCGAAAATGGTCACCCCGAGCATACCGGAGAACACGGCAATACCCATGACGCTGCGCATTTCTGCTCCAGCTCCCGAAGAAAACACCATCGGTACTACACCCATTATAAAGGCGAAAGACGTCATCAAAATAGGTCGCAATCGCATGCGACTAGCCGTAATTGCCGCCTCTAAGGTTGCCATACCGCGCTGCTCGAGCTCGCGCGCGAACTCAACAATCAAAATGGCATTTTTACTTGCCAGCCCTGCTAACACAAACAAACTCACCTGCGTGAATATGTTGTTGTCACCGCCGGTTAACCAAACACCAAACAACGCCGACAATATGGACAAGGGCACAATGCTAATTACCACTAGGGGCAAGGCCAAGCTTTCATACTGCGCCGCGAGCACCAGAAAAACCAACAGCAAACACAAAGGTAAAATATAGGCGGTGGTATTGCCCGCCAGCACCTCTTGATAGGTCAACTCGGTCCACTCAAAGGCGATTCCCGGCGGCAGCGTTTGCTCTAGCACACGAGTAATTGCGTCCTGCGCCTGGCCACTGGAATAGCCCGGTGCCGCATTGCCATTTAAATCTGCCGACAAGTAGCCATTGTAGTGCGCCGCACTCTCCGGGCCGTAACTTTCAAGCAACTGCAGCACTGCGCCCAAAGGCACCATATCGCCCTGCTGATTGCGCACTTTTAACCGCAGCGCATCGTCCGGTGCATCGCGGAAAGGCGCGTCGGCCTGCACTATCACCTGATAAGTTCGACCAAACTGATTAAAATCATTAACGTACAGAGAGCCCAAATAAATTTGCAAACTGTCGAAAATTTCTTTGATATTCAAACCCAGTTGCTTCGCTTTAGTGCGATCCACATCGGCATACAATTGGGGCACATTAATCTTGTAATTTGAGTAAACCGCCGCCAATTCAGGCTGCTGCCACGCCAACTGCTGGGCATTTTGCACCGCCTCGGCAAGGGCTTCATAGCCGAGACCGGCGCGATCTTCAATTTGCAACTTGAAACCGCCGGTGGTGCCTAAACCCATCACCGGTGGCGGCGGGAAGACGGCAATAAACGCCTCCTCGATACCCGCGTATTTCATTTGCAATTTGTGCGCAATAGCCCCGGCGGAAAACTCGTCGCTATCGCGCTCGCCAAAAGGCGCCAAGGGTAAAAACACAATACCGGCACTGGCACTGCTGGTAAACCCGTTGATACTTAAACCCGGAAACTGCACCGCATGATCGACGCCCGGTTCAGCCAAAGCAATGCGCCCCATTTCCTCCACCACGGCCTGGGTGCGCGATAGCGTCGCGCCATCGGGCAACTGGGCAAACCCAATAAGGTATTGCTTATCCTGCGCCGGCACAAAGCCCTTGGGAATAACCATAAACTCGCCGGCGGTTATCGCCAACAGTACAACATAAAACCCTAGCGCTAGAGTTTTGCGGCCTAGAATACCGCTAACGCCACGGGCATAGCGATCAGAGCTACGGCTGAAGCTCTGATTAAACCACGCGAAAAACTTGCCGAATACTTTCTCCATACCAAGCGTCAACTTGTCTTTCGGTGCATCATGCGATTTCAGCAAAAGCGCGGCCAAGGCAGGGCTGAGGGTCAGCGAATTAATCGCAGAGATAACGGTGGAAATAGCAATGGTTAAAGCGAACTGCTTATAGAACTGCCCGGTAAGGCCGCTGACAAAGGCGATGGGCACAAACACAGCGACCAGCGTAAGCGATATAGCGATAATAGGTCCGCTCACCTCCTGCATTGCCTTATAGGTTGCCTGCAGCGGGGCTAATCCCTCTTCAATATTGCGCTCGACGTTTTCCACCACCACGATGGCATCATCCACCACAATGCCAATGGCCAACACCAATCCAAATAGAGACAAGGTATTAATGGAAAAGCCAAACATCCACATCAGCGAGAAGGTACCGACAATGGAAACCGGCACGGCCAATAAGGGAATAATCGAAGCCCGCCAGGTCTGCAGAAATAAAATCACCACAAGCACCACTAAGGCCAACGCTTCGAGCAAAGTTTTTACCACCGCCTCAATGGATGATTGCACAAATACCGTAGGATCGTAGACGATGCGAAACTCCACGTCCTGTGGAAAGTTTTCACTCAGCTCGGCCATGGTTTCGCGCACACCGTTAGAAATTTCAATGGCATTTGCCCCGGGCGCCTGAAAAATAGGGATGGCCACGGCAGGCTGATTATCTAACATGGAATTCAAACTGAACTCAGCGGCACTCAGCTCGATGCGCGCCACATCATCCAAGCGAGTAACTTCACCCGTGCTACCGGTGCGAATAATAATTTCGCCAAACTCTTCCGGGCTACTCAGGCGACCTTTGGCACTGATAGGTAATTGCACATCGACGGGGCTAGCGAAAGGCGCCGCGCCAATAACACCGGCCGCCACTTGTAAATTTTGCTCTTGTATTGCGCCAACCACATCGCCCGCGGTTAAACCCCGCTCGGCAATTTTTTCAGGGTTTAGCCAAATACGCATGGCGTAATCGCCCGAGCCGAATAAACGCACCATGCCCACACCCGGTACTTTCGCCAATGCATCTTTGATATTAACCAGGGCATAGTTGCGCAAGTACAAAGCGTCGTAGGTTTTTTCCGGCGACACCAAATGTACCACCATGGTCAAGTCGGGTGAACTTTTGGTCACTACCACACCGGCTTGACGGGTAACATCGGGTAGCCGTGGCAAAGCCTGTGACACGCGGTTTTGCACCATCTGCTGGGCCAAATCCGGGTCGGTACCAATTTTAAAGGTCACCGTTAAATTCAATCGGCCATCTGTGGTTGCCTGAGAAAACATGTACAACATATTTTCCACACCACTTAACTGCTCCTCTAGGGGCGTAGCCAAGGTCTCGGCAATAACCTTCGGGTTTGCGCCCGGGTAAGCTGCAGTCACCACCACCGAGGGCGGTGCAACTTCTGGGTACTCGGATACCGGCAATTGAAACATGGCAATTAAACCGCCAATAAAAATTAGCAGCGAAATCACACCCGCGAATATGGGCCTATCGACAAAAAATCGAGAAATATTCATAAACTATTAACCATGACGAAACACAGTAACGCCCCGAAAATGGCACATTTAAGGGGCACTGGTGTGATTTAGCGGTAAATTACTTGGTGTGTGCGAGCGCAGCTTCAGCGCCAACCATTTGCGGCTGCACCGGCATACCAGGGCGCACATGAGATAGACCATTGACGATTACTTTTTCACCAGCCTCGAGACCGGTCGTCACCACCCGCTGGCCGCCAACATAATCTCCTAAAACGACTTCGCGATACTGGGCGATATTTTGTGCATCCACTACCATCACAAACTTTTTGCTTTGGTTAGTACCCACGGCGCGCTCTGGCACCAACAGCGCCGACACTTCTTGTGCAGCACCTAAACGCAAGGTGGCAAACATGCCCGAAGTTAACGCGCCATCGGCATTATCGAACAAGGCGCGCGCACGAATAGTACCGGTGCGTACATCCAACTGATTATCGAAGGATGCAATGTGGCCGTGATAAACCACACTGTCATCGGCCGCCAAGGTCATCTCTACCGGCATCTCCGATGCTGTCTTTACGTTGCGTACAAAACGAAGATAGCTCGACTCATCCACATTGAACTCGGCAAACAATTTGTCGTTCGCCACAATGGTGGCTAAAACCGGCGCGCTAGCACCGGCATCCACTAGATTGCCTTGAGTTAATTCTGCGCGACTGATGCGCCCCGAAATAGGCGCCTTAATTTGCGCATACTCGAGATTGAGTGCGGCCTGATCCAACTCCGCTTGCGCCTGCAATACGGCGGCATCGGAAAC from Simiduia curdlanivorans carries:
- a CDS encoding DUF4124 domain-containing protein yields the protein MNTCLPRFIFSVLAVFGLHHSDASAAIYTWVDANGKTHYSDQPLDKKAAREVDVAPINIMEGGKVMTENAARAKAQAADEAESKSQAAGKKYDPCKNDLAKYQAFTEQQFYSNGRPRRYYLNNPDGSSMTEKQQTEFILQLGEDLRDRGCI
- a CDS encoding efflux RND transporter periplasmic adaptor subunit gives rise to the protein MSASALWRRVAPRGLVLGLLAVGLGLTYLSGPSVAEQNMAPPPPQVELLELQPEAVRAWVSYSGRLAPVQSVNIKPQVSGRIEKVLFAEGDVVKQGQPLFVIDLRPHQAQVQQAKAQLTTAQSRARLAQDELARVSQLIAKKLVAQSVYDTALSNQQVSDAAVLQAQAELDQAALNLEYAQIKAPISGRISRAELTQGNLVDAGASAPVLATIVANDKLFAEFNVDESSYLRFVRNVKTASEMPVEMTLAADDSVVYHGHIASFDNQLDVRTGTIRARALFDNADGALTSGMFATLRLGAAQEVSALLVPERAVGTNQSKKFVMVVDAQNIAQYREVVLGDYVGGQRVVTTGLEAGEKVIVNGLSHVRPGMPVQPQMVGAEAALAHTK
- a CDS encoding efflux RND transporter permease subunit, whose translation is MNISRFFVDRPIFAGVISLLIFIGGLIAMFQLPVSEYPEVAPPSVVVTAAYPGANPKVIAETLATPLEEQLSGVENMLYMFSQATTDGRLNLTVTFKIGTDPDLAQQMVQNRVSQALPRLPDVTRQAGVVVTKSSPDLTMVVHLVSPEKTYDALYLRNYALVNIKDALAKVPGVGMVRLFGSGDYAMRIWLNPEKIAERGLTAGDVVGAIQEQNLQVAAGVIGAAPFASPVDVQLPISAKGRLSSPEEFGEIIIRTGSTGEVTRLDDVARIELSAAEFSLNSMLDNQPAVAIPIFQAPGANAIEISNGVRETMAELSENFPQDVEFRIVYDPTVFVQSSIEAVVKTLLEALALVVLVVILFLQTWRASIIPLLAVPVSIVGTFSLMWMFGFSINTLSLFGLVLAIGIVVDDAIVVVENVERNIEEGLAPLQATYKAMQEVSGPIIAISLTLVAVFVPIAFVSGLTGQFYKQFALTIAISTVISAINSLTLSPALAALLLKSHDAPKDKLTLGMEKVFGKFFAWFNQSFSRSSDRYARGVSGILGRKTLALGFYVVLLAITAGEFMVIPKGFVPAQDKQYLIGFAQLPDGATLSRTQAVVEEMGRIALAEPGVDHAVQFPGLSINGFTSSASAGIVFLPLAPFGERDSDEFSAGAIAHKLQMKYAGIEEAFIAVFPPPPVMGLGTTGGFKLQIEDRAGLGYEALAEAVQNAQQLAWQQPELAAVYSNYKINVPQLYADVDRTKAKQLGLNIKEIFDSLQIYLGSLYVNDFNQFGRTYQVIVQADAPFRDAPDDALRLKVRNQQGDMVPLGAVLQLLESYGPESAAHYNGYLSADLNGNAAPGYSSGQAQDAITRVLEQTLPPGIAFEWTELTYQEVLAGNTTAYILPLCLLLVFLVLAAQYESLALPLVVISIVPLSILSALFGVWLTGGDNNIFTQVSLFVLAGLASKNAILIVEFARELEQRGMATLEAAITASRMRLRPILMTSFAFIMGVVPMVFSSGAGAEMRSVMGIAVFSGMLGVTIFGLFFTPLFYVLLRRLETGKVEKSTPIEAES